AGCTACCCGTGAGCATCTGGCAAAACCAGACGCTGTGCCAGCGATATCGGCTTAAAGTGAGCTTAATGCTAACTAAGGTGGTACCACGGGAAAGCCCTCGTCCTTTATTGGACGAGGGTTTATTTTTTGCTCACCAATAAAATTAAATTGGAGTGATTTTTAATGCGTGAACTTTTAGAACTCCTCGAGCATGATGCACGTCGCAGCATAAAAGAACTAGCAACCATGCTTGGGCGCAGCGAATATGAAGTAGAAGAACAAATGAAAAAACTGGAAAAAGATAAAATCATTCTTGGCTATAATACCATGATTGATTGGCAAAAATACGGAAATAATACAGTAACTGCTATTATTGAAGTCAATGTTACACCACAGCGTGAATTTGGTTTCGATGCGATTGCTGAACGTATTTACCGCTTTGATGAAGTTAAAACAGTTTATCTTATGTCCGGTGGCTTTGACCTTCTCGTTATAATCGAAGGCAAGACTTTAAATAATATTGCTGATTTCGTAGCACGCCGTTTATCAACTATCGAAGGCGTAACTTCTACACGCAGTCATTTTATGTTAAAGCCTTATAAAAAAGATGGCATAATCATTGGCGATAAAGAAAAAGACCATAGGTTGGTGATTACCCCATGATTTGGCAAGATTATTTATCAAATACAGTACAAGCAACTAAACATTCTGGTATTCGTCGCTTTTTTGACATCGCTTCCACCATGGATGATGTAATCAGTCTTGGTATCGGTGAACCTGACTTTGTGACACCTTGGTCCATTCGTGAAAGTTGTGTTTACGGTCTCGAACGCGGCTATACTTCTTACACTAGCAATAAAGGTATGTTTGAATTACGCCATGCCATAACTCATATGTACGAAAAAAAATTCAATGTAAAATACAATCCTGAAACAGATGCTATTGTAACTGTTGGCGTTAGTGAAGCTGTTGACCTTGCTATGCGTGCCGTAATCAACCCTGGCGATGAAGTTTTAATACCTGAACCATGCTATGTTTCTTATGCAGCTTGCGCTACTCTTGCAGGCGGTAAAGCAGTCGCTGTTCCAACTAGCTTTGCTAATGAATTTAAGGTTACACCAGAAGACTTAGAAAAATACGTAACAAATAAAACAAAAGTTTTATTAATCGGTTATCCAAACAACCCAACAGGAACAGTTTTAGAAAAAAATGAACTATTAGCATTAGCAGATTTTGCTAAAAAACATGATTTAATCGTCATGTCTGATGAAATTTATGGCGATTTAACTTACGGTGATAAAGAACACGTTTGTTTTTCATCTTTGCCAGATATGCAAGAACGCACCATCTTACTTAATGGTTTCTCTAAAGCATATGCTATGACTGGTTGGCGCCTTGGTTATGCCTTAGCTCCTGAACCTGTTATCGATGCCATGAATAAAATTCATCAATACAGTATGATTTGTGCTCCTATCACAGCACAAATAGCAGGACTTGAAGCCATTCGCAACGGCGAAAAACACATGAAAAAAATGGTCGCTGAATATGACCGTCGTCGCCGTTTAATTTATGAAGGCTTTACTAGTATGGGATTAAAATGCTTTGAACCAAAAGGTGCATTTTATATCTTCCCTAATATCTCTTCTACAGGACTTACTTCTGAAGAATTTGCTGAACAATTACTCATGCGCCAACACGTAGCAGTAATTCCAGGAACAGCTTTCGGAAAATGTGGCGAAGGTTTTATCCGTGCTTCTTATGCAACTTCTGTTGATA
The window above is part of the Megamonas hypermegale genome. Proteins encoded here:
- a CDS encoding Lrp/AsnC family transcriptional regulator, translating into MRELLELLEHDARRSIKELATMLGRSEYEVEEQMKKLEKDKIILGYNTMIDWQKYGNNTVTAIIEVNVTPQREFGFDAIAERIYRFDEVKTVYLMSGGFDLLVIIEGKTLNNIADFVARRLSTIEGVTSTRSHFMLKPYKKDGIIIGDKEKDHRLVITP
- a CDS encoding aminotransferase class I/II-fold pyridoxal phosphate-dependent enzyme translates to MIWQDYLSNTVQATKHSGIRRFFDIASTMDDVISLGIGEPDFVTPWSIRESCVYGLERGYTSYTSNKGMFELRHAITHMYEKKFNVKYNPETDAIVTVGVSEAVDLAMRAVINPGDEVLIPEPCYVSYAACATLAGGKAVAVPTSFANEFKVTPEDLEKYVTNKTKVLLIGYPNNPTGTVLEKNELLALADFAKKHDLIVMSDEIYGDLTYGDKEHVCFSSLPDMQERTILLNGFSKAYAMTGWRLGYALAPEPVIDAMNKIHQYSMICAPITAQIAGLEAIRNGEKHMKKMVAEYDRRRRLIYEGFTSMGLKCFEPKGAFYIFPNISSTGLTSEEFAEQLLMRQHVAVIPGTAFGKCGEGFIRASYATSVDNISAALARIKNFVEHL